In Paralcaligenes sp. KSB-10, the following are encoded in one genomic region:
- a CDS encoding DUF3311 domain-containing protein: MLRFFIGVVIPYLGVIGLLPWANTVSYTLLGVPFLYLWIFAWFALTSLCLAICWYCFDRHRTPTAL; encoded by the coding sequence ATGTTGCGTTTTTTTATCGGAGTAGTGATTCCCTATCTGGGCGTCATCGGTCTGCTGCCATGGGCCAATACAGTCAGCTACACCCTGCTGGGTGTGCCATTCCTGTATCTGTGGATTTTCGCCTGGTTCGCACTGACCTCCTTGTGCCTGGCCATTTGCTGGTATTGCTTCGACCGGCACCGTACGCCTACTGCCCTTTAA
- a CDS encoding LysR family transcriptional regulator encodes MKSHHLRALIAIADCGSIQGAALALHLSQPAITKALQDLEQEMAVPMVVRTPKGAHLTAYGLGLLKHARAIEQQLRHAKEEINALVGVRSGSLVIGATPVACIGPLANAIIDFQRQSPDVNLKVLELRPAQIIEGLTDGTIDVGLVSRVGLPEAPAYYWETMYKVGLTVGVRKGHPVQTACGLADLADLPWLVWDSNEEPGNMLYEIFAQHRLPQPRRVIRCTSASLYAMLISSTDMVGCLADTAYDFTVFGHSLHPLSIRELLPELNVGLVCHDAKLLTPSANNFVRELRFICRRFSA; translated from the coding sequence ATGAAAAGCCATCATCTGAGGGCCTTGATTGCGATTGCCGATTGCGGCAGCATCCAGGGTGCGGCACTGGCTTTGCATCTGAGCCAACCCGCCATTACCAAGGCCTTGCAGGATCTTGAGCAGGAAATGGCAGTGCCCATGGTGGTTCGTACCCCGAAGGGGGCGCATTTGACCGCGTACGGCCTGGGCCTGCTCAAGCATGCCAGGGCGATCGAGCAGCAATTGCGCCATGCCAAAGAAGAAATCAATGCGCTTGTAGGGGTAAGAAGCGGCAGCCTGGTGATAGGCGCGACACCGGTAGCCTGTATCGGCCCTCTGGCCAACGCGATCATCGACTTTCAGCGGCAGAGTCCGGATGTCAATCTGAAGGTCCTGGAGCTGCGCCCTGCGCAGATCATCGAAGGGCTGACCGACGGCACCATTGATGTCGGGCTGGTTTCACGGGTGGGTCTGCCCGAGGCGCCCGCCTACTATTGGGAAACGATGTACAAAGTCGGCCTCACGGTCGGGGTAAGAAAAGGGCATCCGGTGCAAACGGCATGCGGTCTGGCCGATTTGGCGGATCTGCCGTGGCTGGTCTGGGATTCCAACGAAGAGCCCGGCAACATGCTGTATGAAATATTCGCCCAGCATCGCTTGCCGCAACCGCGGCGAGTCATACGCTGCACCTCGGCAAGCCTGTATGCGATGCTGATTTCCAGCACCGACATGGTTGGCTGCCTGGCGGACACGGCATACGACTTCACGGTCTTCGGCCATTCGCTCCATCCTCTGTCCATCCGGGAGTTATTGCCGGAGCTGAATGTCGGGCTGGTTTGCCACGATGCCAAACTGCTGACCCCAAGCGCAAATAATTTTGTGCGCGAACTGCGCTTTATCTGCCGGCGTTTTTCCGCTTGA
- a CDS encoding tripartite tricarboxylate transporter substrate binding protein, with translation MSTTQLKHRLIGGLGALFLCLGGTAQAAYPERPVSIVVNFSAGGPLDFVARLFAAKTSKELHQSVIVENKAGASGSIGGEYAARAKPDGYTLLLSVDTLATVNPFVYKNNHFDANKDLAVVGRAGAFNLGLVTRAGLGPTTLKQFVDMAGKTALTYASAGAASPGHLAMEAFKLGSHVEMTHVPYKGNAPAVNALLSGQVDSGFLAVANMLPHINAHKLVALAVSGTQRDPLLPNTPTIAESGIPGMENFNMGFGFVLMAPRNTPKDIVMKWNTLLNQFLKEPDVLEKLKIMDINPTYGTPAEAEKEIQAAARQWKVVIEKAHVTVN, from the coding sequence ATGTCAACCACGCAATTAAAACATCGCTTGATCGGCGGCCTTGGCGCCCTGTTTCTATGCCTGGGCGGTACGGCGCAAGCCGCCTATCCGGAACGGCCTGTTTCCATCGTCGTGAATTTCAGTGCAGGCGGCCCGCTGGATTTCGTTGCCCGTCTCTTCGCGGCCAAAACCAGCAAAGAACTTCATCAATCGGTAATCGTCGAGAACAAGGCCGGCGCCTCCGGCTCAATCGGCGGGGAATATGCGGCGCGCGCCAAGCCCGACGGCTACACCTTACTGCTGAGCGTCGACACGCTGGCCACCGTCAACCCTTTCGTCTATAAAAACAACCATTTCGATGCCAACAAAGACCTCGCCGTCGTCGGCAGGGCCGGCGCATTCAACCTGGGCCTGGTCACCCGGGCAGGCCTGGGGCCCACGACGCTCAAGCAGTTTGTCGATATGGCAGGTAAAACCGCACTCACCTACGCCTCGGCGGGGGCCGCGTCACCGGGACATCTGGCCATGGAAGCCTTCAAACTCGGCAGCCATGTGGAAATGACGCATGTTCCTTACAAAGGCAATGCGCCCGCGGTCAATGCCTTGCTGTCCGGTCAGGTCGACAGCGGATTCCTGGCCGTTGCGAACATGCTCCCGCACATCAATGCCCACAAGCTGGTGGCGCTCGCTGTGTCGGGCACACAGCGCGATCCGCTGTTGCCCAACACCCCCACAATTGCCGAATCCGGCATCCCCGGAATGGAAAATTTCAACATGGGCTTTGGCTTTGTATTGATGGCGCCCAGGAATACCCCCAAGGACATCGTGATGAAGTGGAACACGCTGCTCAACCAGTTCCTCAAAGAACCCGATGTACTGGAAAAACTGAAAATCATGGATATCAATCCCACCTACGGCACACCGGCCGAGGCTGAAAAAGAAATACAGGCAGCGGCCCGGCAATGGAAGGTGGTGATAGAAAAAGCGCACGTTACCGTGAACTGA
- a CDS encoding sulfatase, producing MSQPNFILFITDQQKAQHLGAYGNTVIKTPNLDALAKRGWKAERFYVATPICMPNRSSLMTGRMPSVHGARHNGIPLPLESVTFADKLKEAGYETALVGKSHLQNMTGKGPQWPRPTDPETLGEARRSYGGNYDQEWGPYWRNNPDHDLATPFYGFSRVALTVDHGDQVWGHYWRWLQEQHPEAARQAGPEQAIPTPDYELSRFRQAWRTRVPEELSTNAYIGGKTCELIREYAQGDKPFFIKCSFPDPHHPFTPHGKYWDMYDPDKVDLPESFHASQAHTPPPHVAWLYKQRELSKAVKHTPALFSCTEREAREAIALNYGSISHIDHVVGQVMAELQAQGVADNTIVIFMSDHGDYLGDHQLLWKGPIHYQSLIRTPFIWMDPSRPQARHNEGALASTIDIAPSILERTGLVPYNGMQGKSLLQLMDNSTPGLRNHVLIEEEGQRVMFGMDTRVRMRTLLDKEYRLSLYDAADFGELYDLKRDPMELENLWDSPTHASRKSALLEALALSMLSHTDTSPNPSAIA from the coding sequence ATGAGTCAACCTAATTTCATCCTGTTCATCACCGATCAGCAAAAGGCGCAGCATCTCGGCGCGTACGGCAACACCGTCATCAAGACCCCGAATCTGGATGCCCTGGCGAAACGGGGATGGAAGGCCGAGCGCTTTTATGTCGCCACCCCGATTTGCATGCCCAACCGCTCATCGCTCATGACCGGGCGCATGCCCTCCGTCCACGGCGCGCGCCACAACGGCATTCCCTTGCCGCTCGAGTCTGTGACCTTTGCCGACAAACTCAAAGAGGCCGGATACGAAACCGCGCTGGTGGGTAAATCCCATTTGCAGAACATGACCGGCAAAGGTCCGCAATGGCCCCGGCCCACCGATCCCGAAACCCTCGGGGAAGCGCGCCGCTCGTACGGAGGCAATTACGATCAGGAATGGGGCCCATACTGGCGCAACAATCCCGACCATGACCTGGCAACCCCCTTCTATGGCTTTTCACGCGTCGCCCTGACCGTGGACCATGGCGACCAGGTCTGGGGGCACTACTGGCGCTGGCTGCAGGAGCAGCATCCCGAAGCGGCACGACAAGCCGGGCCGGAACAGGCCATACCCACGCCCGACTACGAACTGAGCCGCTTCCGGCAAGCATGGCGCACCCGCGTACCCGAGGAGCTTTCCACCAACGCCTACATCGGCGGGAAAACCTGCGAACTGATCCGCGAATACGCGCAAGGCGACAAGCCTTTCTTCATCAAATGCTCATTCCCCGATCCGCATCACCCCTTTACACCCCACGGCAAATACTGGGACATGTACGATCCCGACAAGGTGGATCTGCCGGAATCCTTCCACGCCAGCCAGGCGCATACACCGCCGCCGCACGTGGCGTGGCTCTACAAGCAGCGCGAACTATCAAAGGCCGTCAAGCATACCCCCGCCCTGTTTTCATGCACCGAACGCGAAGCGCGGGAAGCGATCGCACTGAACTACGGCTCGATTTCCCATATCGATCACGTCGTCGGCCAAGTCATGGCCGAATTGCAGGCACAGGGCGTCGCCGATAACACCATCGTTATTTTCATGAGCGACCACGGCGACTACCTGGGAGATCATCAATTGCTGTGGAAGGGCCCCATCCATTACCAGAGCCTGATTCGCACGCCCTTTATATGGATGGACCCGAGCCGCCCGCAAGCCCGGCACAACGAAGGGGCGCTCGCCTCGACCATCGATATCGCGCCCTCGATTCTGGAGCGCACCGGCCTTGTGCCCTACAACGGCATGCAAGGCAAATCCCTGCTGCAGCTCATGGACAACAGCACCCCGGGCCTGCGCAATCATGTGTTGATCGAAGAAGAAGGCCAGCGCGTCATGTTCGGCATGGATACCCGCGTGAGAATGCGCACCCTATTGGACAAAGAGTACCGGCTTAGTCTTTACGACGCCGCCGATTTCGGAGAGCTCTACGATCTGAAGCGCGACCCGATGGAACTCGAAAACCTGTGGGATTCGCCCACGCATGCGTCCCGCAAATCGGCATTGCTCGAAGCCCTGGCCCTGTCCATGCTCTCGCATACCGACACCAGTCCGAACCCCAGCGCCATTGCCTGA
- a CDS encoding LysR substrate-binding domain-containing protein — protein MDWSYKIRLRNLQMLVRLCELGNMSQVAQEFNVTQPALSKWVKEFEGNVGAPLFQRHARGLTPLPLALELARQAKGIVGRLDRARAVVDYMKGPTEGQVAVGVSPMVAIALLPGVLRDFHRLHPKVFVHIREDTLDHLNSKLLSGELDLVIGRIEEGQAPPDLTHEKLCDTPLCLAVCRSHPLAGTKNVTWAQALSYPWMAPPPGSPFRNLMELTLESMNLGKPNVLVESAYIHTNAVLLEGTDLIAPMSRATAWCIQGAALEVLDLFIPYQGSVSLLWRLEDQGERLIQDFMDCARRQSVNMVV, from the coding sequence ATGGACTGGAGCTACAAAATCCGACTCAGGAATCTGCAAATGCTGGTTCGCTTGTGCGAGCTTGGAAACATGAGCCAGGTGGCGCAGGAGTTCAATGTGACGCAGCCGGCGCTGTCCAAGTGGGTAAAGGAATTCGAGGGGAATGTCGGAGCCCCTTTGTTCCAGCGTCATGCGCGGGGCCTGACGCCCTTGCCCCTGGCGTTGGAACTGGCGCGGCAGGCCAAGGGAATTGTGGGGCGTCTGGACCGGGCGCGTGCCGTGGTCGATTACATGAAGGGGCCGACGGAGGGGCAGGTGGCAGTGGGGGTGTCGCCCATGGTGGCCATAGCCTTGTTGCCGGGTGTGCTGCGCGATTTCCACCGTCTGCATCCCAAGGTGTTTGTGCACATACGTGAAGACACGCTGGATCACCTGAATTCGAAATTGCTGTCGGGCGAGCTTGATCTCGTTATCGGGCGGATCGAGGAAGGCCAGGCTCCGCCGGACCTGACGCATGAAAAACTGTGCGACACTCCGCTTTGCCTGGCAGTGTGCCGTTCGCATCCTTTGGCTGGGACCAAGAACGTGACCTGGGCCCAGGCCTTGAGCTACCCGTGGATGGCCCCGCCGCCCGGCAGCCCGTTTCGCAATCTCATGGAATTGACACTGGAGTCCATGAATCTGGGCAAACCCAATGTCCTGGTCGAGTCGGCCTATATACACACCAACGCGGTGCTGCTGGAGGGCACCGACCTGATTGCACCCATGTCCCGCGCTACAGCCTGGTGTATACAAGGCGCTGCGCTTGAAGTGCTGGACCTGTTTATTCCCTACCAGGGGTCGGTAAGCCTGCTCTGGCGTCTCGAGGATCAGGGCGAGCGGCTGATCCAGGATTTCATGGACTGCGCACGCCGACAGTCCGTGAATATGGTGGTTTAG
- a CDS encoding serine hydrolase encodes MQIEESFGTVRQIYDGALLPDTQVRTFRHIDRLFPSRTIARGPRIRPLPGRATHLQNFAFASQGKSYDLYDFLSINRVGGLLVIKNGGVCYETYQLGNTESTRWVSMSIAKTVTATLAGVAIQDGCIKSLADPITRYLPALNHSAYDGVTVEQLLTMTSGVQWDETYTNPLSDRRRILDLQIAQQPGAILDMMASLPRAAAPGSRWNYSTGETHIAGALVRAATQCSLADYFSERIWSKLGTESDATWWLESPDGLEVGGSGISAGLRDYGRFGLFLLNRGIIDGVEILPAGWMRAASRPFLAAGVKIDYGYMVWPLPDTRHPVHHGAFQAIGIFGQHLYVNPAQNLVAMVWGALPKPMFKDQTQIQVEDFFAGLCLALQ; translated from the coding sequence ATGCAAATCGAAGAATCTTTTGGAACCGTCAGGCAAATCTATGACGGCGCCTTGTTGCCCGATACCCAGGTTCGCACATTCCGCCATATCGACCGACTCTTCCCAAGCAGGACGATTGCCCGCGGCCCCCGGATCCGCCCCCTGCCTGGCCGAGCAACACATCTACAAAACTTTGCATTCGCTTCGCAAGGCAAAAGCTACGATCTCTACGATTTTCTCTCGATCAACCGTGTCGGCGGCCTGCTCGTCATCAAGAACGGCGGGGTCTGCTACGAAACTTACCAGCTGGGCAACACAGAAAGCACGCGCTGGGTATCGATGTCGATCGCCAAAACAGTCACGGCCACCCTGGCAGGAGTCGCGATCCAGGACGGCTGCATAAAAAGCCTGGCCGATCCCATAACCCGCTACCTGCCAGCCTTGAACCACAGCGCCTACGATGGCGTCACCGTTGAACAATTGCTCACCATGACCTCGGGCGTCCAATGGGACGAAACCTACACCAACCCGCTGTCGGACCGGCGCCGCATACTTGATCTGCAGATTGCGCAGCAGCCGGGCGCAATTCTCGACATGATGGCCAGCCTGCCGCGCGCCGCCGCGCCGGGCAGCCGCTGGAACTACAGCACCGGCGAAACCCATATCGCCGGTGCTCTGGTGCGGGCGGCAACGCAATGTTCCCTGGCCGATTATTTCTCGGAGCGAATCTGGTCGAAGCTGGGCACCGAGTCGGATGCCACCTGGTGGCTGGAGTCGCCCGACGGACTCGAGGTCGGCGGCAGCGGCATCTCTGCCGGCCTGCGCGACTACGGCCGGTTCGGCCTGTTTCTGCTGAATCGCGGCATCATCGATGGGGTTGAAATCTTGCCCGCCGGCTGGATGCGGGCCGCCAGCCGGCCGTTCCTGGCTGCGGGAGTAAAAATCGACTACGGCTATATGGTATGGCCCCTGCCCGACACCCGACACCCCGTACACCACGGTGCCTTCCAGGCCATAGGCATTTTCGGCCAGCACCTGTACGTCAACCCCGCGCAGAATCTCGTGGCCATGGTCTGGGGCGCTCTGCCCAAGCCCATGTTCAAAGACCAGACCCAAATCCAGGTGGAGGATTTCTTCGCCGGACTCTGCCTGGCCCTGCAGTAG
- a CDS encoding M81 family metallopeptidase: MRLLLATFKHETNTFSPVETRFERFFKGSNGVLSGAQAIAARTGTGTGIGGFIDVASRYGAEIVVPIVADAWPSGPVDRDAYERIVAAILSAAEGAYDGILLDLHGAMVVEGFDDGEGELLRRLRRIQPSVPIGVTLDMHANLYPDMVSNSTVITGYHTYPHVDIYEAGVRAAEIICKTIQGELRPVMTWGNRPMLPHVMRQGTHSGPNRDLQERCKSLEQAGTLAASLFVGFPHADIANAGLSVVVCTDANPDAATAVRDSLLDEAWDRRAEFLFESVPLTEAVGSATRQTEYPVILLDHCDNVASGGTMDTTVVLKEALAQGLSNAVFYAIYDPAAVAQAIQAGVGNKVTLSLGGKARLLATNEENPSLELTVTVRTISDGRFKLWGPMSAGVEISTGPTVVLDTGNILIVVASGHMEPFDLNCFYSLGIDVRNMHYVIMKSRVHWRAGFTGVARHVIECNGIGVTTSDYSKLKFEHVRRPIYPLDPF; this comes from the coding sequence ATGAGACTTTTGTTGGCAACGTTCAAGCATGAAACAAACACGTTTTCTCCGGTGGAGACCAGGTTTGAACGATTTTTCAAGGGGTCCAATGGGGTTCTGAGCGGCGCACAGGCGATTGCTGCCCGTACGGGGACCGGCACAGGCATAGGAGGCTTTATCGATGTGGCTTCCCGCTACGGGGCGGAAATCGTGGTGCCGATTGTCGCCGACGCATGGCCCAGCGGCCCTGTGGATCGCGACGCTTACGAAAGAATTGTCGCCGCCATACTAAGCGCGGCCGAAGGCGCCTACGACGGAATTTTGCTGGATCTGCATGGCGCCATGGTGGTCGAGGGTTTCGATGACGGCGAAGGAGAATTGCTGCGCCGCCTGCGGCGCATCCAGCCTTCTGTTCCGATAGGCGTCACGCTGGACATGCATGCCAATCTGTATCCCGACATGGTGTCGAATTCGACGGTGATTACGGGTTATCACACGTATCCGCATGTGGATATTTACGAGGCCGGAGTGCGTGCGGCGGAAATCATCTGCAAGACCATCCAGGGGGAGCTCAGGCCGGTGATGACATGGGGCAATCGCCCCATGCTGCCGCATGTCATGCGGCAGGGCACCCACAGCGGCCCGAATCGCGATCTGCAGGAGCGCTGCAAGTCGCTTGAGCAGGCAGGCACTCTGGCTGCTTCGCTGTTTGTCGGGTTTCCCCATGCCGATATTGCCAATGCGGGTCTGAGTGTCGTGGTGTGCACTGACGCAAATCCCGATGCGGCGACTGCGGTTCGCGATTCCCTGCTTGACGAAGCCTGGGACCGGCGCGCGGAGTTTCTGTTCGAGTCTGTGCCTTTGACCGAGGCGGTCGGATCGGCGACGCGGCAGACCGAGTACCCGGTTATCCTGCTGGATCACTGCGACAATGTGGCTTCGGGCGGGACCATGGACACCACTGTGGTCCTGAAGGAAGCCCTTGCGCAGGGTTTGAGCAATGCGGTGTTTTACGCTATTTATGATCCGGCGGCGGTGGCGCAGGCGATACAGGCCGGGGTTGGCAATAAGGTGACGTTGTCGCTGGGCGGCAAGGCCCGGCTGTTGGCCACAAACGAGGAAAATCCGTCTCTTGAATTGACGGTGACGGTGCGCACGATCAGCGATGGGCGCTTCAAGCTGTGGGGGCCGATGAGCGCGGGGGTCGAGATTTCCACTGGCCCGACGGTGGTGCTGGACACCGGCAATATTCTGATCGTGGTTGCATCGGGGCATATGGAGCCCTTCGACTTGAATTGTTTTTATTCGCTGGGAATCGATGTGCGCAATATGCATTACGTGATCATGAAGAGCCGGGTGCATTGGCGTGCGGGATTTACGGGTGTGGCCAGGCATGTGATTGAGTGCAATGGAATAGGGGTGACGACTTCGGACTATTCCAAATTGAAGTTCGAACACGTGCGCCGGCCTATTTATCCGTTGGATCCTTTTTGA
- a CDS encoding M81 family metallopeptidase, whose protein sequence is MKLLIARMNHETNTFSPVPTPLASFGIDGPTYGADAYAENLGGRTAMSAFIDLAKAAGADLITPISATANPSGPVEKTAYDTLCRHILDASDHCDAMMLDLHGAMVAENSHDGEGDLLERLKARHPEKAIAVALDLHGNVTQKMMDNADIIVSFKTYPHIDMYETGEHAGRLLLARLKGEISPALAWERLPLMTHTLKSASNSPAMCAAIQAAREAEQSSVLAASVLAGFALADIPAPCISVVTVGKDAASARQAARQIALKIWASREGFVYHSPPLAESIGSAKALAAKAGPQAGCGNPQGPILLLDHSDNCMSGGTCDTMDVLQEALTQGLGNIGVGPLCDPQAVEQLVHAGEGATVTLQLGNKRPLTSLGIVKEPVTLTGQVKHLGNGEYIISGPTYTGMKCSMGRTALFACGDLEIVITERTHEPWDLGVFTCVGLDPARKSFLLLKSRMYCRPVFFPIAKGFVECDSSGVTSSNYALFPFKNVHHPVYPLDPNTHWPNR, encoded by the coding sequence ATGAAACTACTCATAGCCAGAATGAATCACGAAACCAATACATTCTCGCCAGTCCCCACCCCGCTTGCCTCATTCGGCATCGATGGCCCCACCTACGGAGCCGATGCCTATGCCGAAAACCTGGGCGGCCGCACGGCAATGAGCGCATTTATCGATCTGGCAAAGGCGGCCGGCGCCGACCTCATCACGCCGATCTCCGCCACGGCCAATCCCAGCGGCCCGGTCGAAAAAACGGCCTATGACACCCTATGCCGCCACATACTCGATGCCTCCGATCATTGCGACGCCATGATGCTGGACCTGCACGGCGCCATGGTGGCCGAAAACAGCCACGACGGCGAAGGCGATCTACTGGAGCGCCTGAAGGCCCGCCATCCTGAAAAAGCCATTGCCGTCGCGCTCGACCTGCATGGCAACGTCACGCAAAAAATGATGGACAACGCCGATATCATCGTGAGCTTCAAAACCTATCCCCACATCGATATGTACGAAACCGGCGAACATGCAGGCAGGCTGCTGCTGGCCAGGCTCAAAGGTGAAATCAGCCCGGCGCTTGCCTGGGAACGCCTGCCCCTGATGACCCATACACTGAAAAGCGCCAGCAATTCGCCCGCCATGTGCGCCGCCATCCAGGCCGCCAGGGAAGCGGAGCAAAGCAGCGTCCTGGCCGCCTCCGTGCTGGCCGGCTTCGCCCTGGCCGATATTCCCGCCCCCTGCATCAGCGTCGTGACCGTAGGCAAGGACGCGGCCTCCGCGCGCCAGGCCGCCCGCCAGATCGCATTGAAAATCTGGGCTTCAAGAGAAGGATTCGTATACCATAGCCCCCCATTGGCCGAATCGATAGGCAGCGCCAAAGCGCTGGCGGCAAAAGCCGGCCCGCAGGCCGGCTGCGGAAATCCGCAAGGCCCGATACTGTTGCTGGATCACAGCGACAACTGCATGTCCGGTGGCACCTGCGACACCATGGACGTGCTGCAAGAAGCCCTGACTCAAGGTCTGGGCAATATCGGCGTCGGCCCGCTGTGCGATCCTCAAGCCGTCGAACAACTGGTACATGCGGGAGAGGGCGCAACGGTCACTCTTCAGCTGGGCAACAAGCGGCCTCTGACAAGCCTGGGCATTGTGAAGGAACCGGTCACGCTCACCGGCCAGGTCAAACACCTGGGCAACGGCGAATACATCATTTCCGGGCCTACCTACACCGGCATGAAATGCAGCATGGGCAGAACCGCCTTGTTTGCATGCGGCGATCTGGAAATTGTGATCACCGAACGCACCCACGAGCCCTGGGATCTGGGGGTGTTCACTTGCGTAGGGCTGGATCCGGCACGCAAGAGTTTCCTGCTGCTGAAATCACGCATGTATTGCCGCCCGGTATTTTTTCCCATCGCCAAGGGGTTTGTGGAATGCGACAGCAGCGGCGTCACCAGTTCGAACTACGCCCTGTTCCCGTTCAAGAATGTGCACCATCCCGTCTACCCGCTCGATCCCAATACCCACTGGCCGAATCGATAA
- a CDS encoding Zn-dependent hydrolase, protein MNSSLSASATLHINGDRLWQSLMSLAKIGATPKGGVCRLALTELDRQGRDQFVQWAKDIGCSIRIDEIGNIFARRPGRNNDLPPVLTGSHIDTQPTGGKFDGNYGVLAGLEVLRTLNDRQIRTEAPIEVVVWTNEEGSRFVPVMMGSGVFVDAFPLAETLAQTDAQNISVASALNSIGYAGNTRSQHFPIKAYFEAHIEQGPILEARQDTIGVVTGALGQRWYDITITGMEAHAGPTPMELRKDALLAAAGLIQSVNRIALTHAPHGRGTVGWIDNFPNSRNVIPGRVKLSVDLRAASDEVLSSMDAALHAACRELRADSTLAIDIEQVVYFPPQPFHQEQIQAVRNAADQLGFTHTDIVSGAGHDAVYLARVAPTAMIFIPCKDGISHNEIEDAKPEHIQAGGNVLLLAILEQAGIASAGS, encoded by the coding sequence ATGAATTCATCCCTCTCTGCAAGCGCGACTCTGCACATCAATGGCGATCGCCTCTGGCAATCGCTCATGTCGCTGGCGAAAATCGGCGCCACCCCAAAAGGGGGTGTCTGCCGCCTGGCCCTGACCGAACTCGACCGCCAGGGGCGCGACCAGTTCGTGCAATGGGCCAAGGACATTGGCTGCTCGATCCGCATCGATGAAATCGGCAATATTTTCGCCCGCCGCCCGGGTCGCAATAATGATTTGCCGCCGGTACTCACCGGCAGCCATATCGATACCCAGCCCACCGGGGGGAAATTCGACGGCAATTACGGCGTCCTGGCGGGGCTGGAAGTGCTGCGCACCCTCAACGATCGCCAAATCCGCACCGAGGCGCCCATCGAAGTGGTGGTGTGGACCAATGAAGAAGGTTCGCGCTTCGTACCCGTCATGATGGGCTCGGGCGTTTTCGTGGATGCCTTCCCATTGGCCGAGACGCTTGCGCAAACCGATGCGCAGAACATCAGTGTCGCCAGCGCCCTGAACAGCATAGGCTATGCCGGCAATACACGCAGCCAACACTTTCCCATCAAGGCCTACTTCGAAGCGCACATCGAACAGGGCCCCATACTCGAAGCCAGGCAAGACACCATAGGCGTCGTGACCGGGGCCCTGGGCCAGCGCTGGTATGACATCACCATCACCGGCATGGAAGCCCATGCCGGCCCCACGCCCATGGAGTTGCGCAAGGATGCCCTGCTGGCCGCCGCCGGTTTGATCCAGTCGGTCAACCGGATCGCGCTCACCCACGCTCCCCACGGGCGCGGTACCGTCGGATGGATCGACAACTTTCCCAACTCGCGCAATGTCATTCCTGGGCGCGTGAAACTCAGTGTCGATCTGCGCGCCGCCTCGGACGAGGTATTGAGTTCCATGGACGCCGCGCTGCACGCCGCATGCCGCGAACTGCGGGCGGACAGCACTCTCGCGATCGACATTGAGCAAGTGGTTTACTTCCCGCCGCAACCTTTCCACCAGGAACAGATCCAGGCCGTGCGCAATGCCGCCGACCAATTGGGCTTCACGCATACCGATATCGTCAGCGGTGCCGGCCATGACGCCGTTTACCTGGCCCGCGTGGCACCCACGGCCATGATCTTCATTCCCTGCAAAGACGGCATCAGCCATAATGAAATCGAAGACGCCAAGCCGGAACACATTCAAGCCGGCGGCAACGTGCTGCTGCTGGCCATACTGGAGCAGGCGGGAATCGCCTCGGCCGGCTCCTGA
- a CDS encoding ABC transporter ATP-binding protein → MMLKVQEIHSYYGKSHVIQGVSIEVGQGELVTLLGRNGAGKSTTLKSIAGLIAPASGTVLFKGQDITHLPAYRIAGRGVCLVPEHRGIFRLLTVEENLNLGRKKGSPWSLQDIYKIFPRLYERRRNGGAQLSGGEQQMLAIGRALMNHPQLLMLDEPVEGLAPIIVEEIVAQLKLLKAQGISILLVEQNLEVCTQLAERHYIIEGGKIVYSNDNASFMHDTYAKDQYLGVGAVQ, encoded by the coding sequence ATAATGTTGAAGGTACAGGAGATACACAGCTACTACGGCAAAAGCCACGTCATCCAGGGCGTTTCCATCGAAGTCGGACAGGGAGAGCTGGTTACGCTGCTGGGCCGCAATGGGGCGGGCAAATCCACGACGCTGAAAAGCATTGCCGGCCTGATCGCGCCGGCAAGCGGAACCGTTCTGTTCAAAGGGCAGGACATCACCCACTTGCCCGCCTATCGGATTGCCGGCCGGGGGGTTTGCCTGGTGCCCGAACATCGCGGCATCTTCCGTTTGCTGACAGTGGAAGAAAACCTGAATCTGGGTAGAAAAAAGGGCTCCCCCTGGTCACTGCAAGATATATACAAAATCTTCCCACGGCTATACGAGCGGCGGCGCAACGGCGGCGCGCAGCTCTCCGGAGGCGAACAGCAAATGCTGGCCATAGGCCGCGCATTGATGAATCATCCCCAACTGCTCATGCTTGACGAACCCGTTGAAGGCCTGGCGCCGATCATCGTGGAAGAAATCGTCGCGCAGCTGAAGCTGCTCAAGGCCCAGGGAATTTCCATACTGCTGGTCGAACAAAACCTGGAAGTCTGCACTCAACTGGCTGAACGCCACTACATCATCGAAGGCGGCAAGATCGTCTACAGCAACGACAACGCGTCGTTCATGCACGACACGTACGCCAAAGATCAATACCTGGGCGTCGGGGCAGTCCAGTAA